The DNA region CCATGGACGTATACGAAAGATCGCTCGCCCTGCACGAAGAGCTCGGCGGAAAAATCGAAATCTCGGTCCGCGCCCCGCTTGAAACGCGGGAGGACCTCTCGCTCGCCTACACGCCGGGCGTCGCCCGCCCCTGCAAGGAGATCGAAGCCGACTACGCGAAAAGCTTTACGCTCACGCGGCGCGGCAACGTCGTCGCCGTCGTGACGGACGGCTCGGCGGTGCTCGGCCTCGGCGACGTAGGAGCCGCCGCCGGCATGCCCGTCATGGAGGGCAAGTGCGCGCTCTTCAAGCGCTTCGGCGGAGTCGACGCGGTGCCTATCTGCGTCGACAGCCGCGACACGGAGGAGATAATCCGCACCGTGTATCTCATCAGCAAGTCCTTCGGCGGCATCAACCTCGAGGATATCTCCGCGCCCCGCTGCTTTGAGATCGAGGCGCGGCTGAAGGAGCTCTGCGACGTGCCCGTCTTCCACGACGATCAGCACGGCACGGCGATAGTCGTCGCCGCCGCGATGCTGAACGCCGCGAAGGTAACGGGCAGGAAGCCGGAGGAAATGCGCGTCGTCGTCAACGGCGCGGGCAGCGCGGGCATCGCGGTGTCGAAGCTGCTGCGCGACATCGGCTTCGGCGAGCTGACCGTCTGCGATATCGGCGGCGTCCTCGATCCCGAAGGCGATATAAATCCCGCCCAGCGCGAGCTTGCGCTGACGGTCAACCGGAGCGGCATACGCGGCTCCCTCGCGGACGCCGTTCGCGGCGCGGACGCCTTCGTCGGCGTTTCGGTCGGCAGGGTGCTGACCGGAGAAATGGTCGCAGCGATGAATGAGCCGATAATCTTCGCTATGGCGAATCCCGTTCCCGAGATAACGCCTGAGGAAGCCCTCGCCGCCGGAGCCGCCGTCGTCGGCACCGGGCGCAGCGACTATCCGAACCAGATAAACAACCTGCTCGCGTTCCCGGGCATATTCAAGGGCGCGCTGAAATGCCGCGCGAGAGCGATAACGGAAGAGATGAAGCACGCCGCCGCCCGCGCCCTCGCCGCGCTCGTGCCGGAAGCGGAGCTTTCGCCGGCGAAGATAATCCCCGACGTCTTTTTCCCCGGCGTCGCCGACGCCGTCGCCGCGGCGGTGATCGCGGCTCGCTTCGCGAGCAATGATATATCACGCGATGCGTGATATGATATACGCTATTCGCGTATGATATATCGCCGGCGCGATATGATATATTCGCTGCGCGAATATTAAGGAACAAAGCGGCTCCCGAAAGGGAGCCGCTTTGAATTATTCAAACCGCGCTCATCGGGCGCGGTTTGCTCCTTAATGCTCGCAACGCGAGTATATCATATTTGACTTCAGGCAAATATATCATGCGGCTTTAAGCCGTATATCATATCGGCGAAACGCCGATATATCATTGCGGCACCTTGCCGCCGCTCAGGATGACAAACCGCCCGCGCCGTGCGCGGCCTTGCCTCCCTCTGGGGGTGACGAGCCCGACCGCCGCCTGCGGCGGAAAAAGGGAGGGCGAGGAAGTGCCGCGGTCGATAGGCGCGAGGGTGATTTATCGCCCGAAGCGCATATCGGGCACCGCAAACGGGCAAAGGTGTTATTTTTTGCTCCGCAAAAAATAACGGAGGGAGGGAAAGAGCCCTGCCTTTGTCGCGAAGTTTGCGGTTGAGATGAGGTTTTTCCCTCCCTCAGTCATCGCCGTTTTCAACGGCGCTGACAGCTCCCTCGTCTGAGGGAGCTCCCCGCACACGTCCGTCAGCCTCCGGCTGTGCCGCCGGCGCGCAAAAAACTTGAAAAAACCGGCGCTTTTTCACAATTTTTTCTTGCAATCCCGCCGAGCAGGTGATAGAATAAAAAAGATGTGGCTCATTTTGAGAATGAGCGTGCTTTTACATATAAAATAAATATATAAAAAAGCCGAAAGGCAAGGAGGAAAAATATGAAAAACAAACTGACGAAAAAACTGCTCAGCGCGGTGCTCAGCGTCGCGATGCTGCTCTCGCTCGTGCCTGCCGCGAGCCTGACGGCGTGGGCGGATAATGCCGCTGTCACCTATCTCGATGCGGACGGTAATGAACAGACCTGCACGGAGTACACCGTTTTCGACAGCAGCATGACTATGATCGAAGAGGCGGGCTGGTATGTGGTCAAGGAAAATGTGCCGATCAGCGGGGAAATGTACATTAGCGCTGACGTGAACCTGATCCTTTGCGACAGAGCGACGCTTACCGTAACGGCGGAAACTTATGGCGGAGCTGTCAATGGATATAAAAACCTTACGATATATGCTCAAAGCACCGGCGAAGACATGGGTGGATTGAGCGTGACGAATCAACAAAGCTATGGCTACGCCCTTGATTTCTCAGACGGCAGTATTATTATCAATGGCGGCAAGATCAGTGCGACCGGTGGAATAAGTATTTATAATGGCGATATTACTATCAATGGCGGGAACGTTACAGCCGCCGGTGTTTATACTAATGGGATCTGCGCCAGTACTAATAACAACCTTACGATAAATGGCGGAACCGTTACCGTGTCGACAACTGACAATAGTCACGGCGGCATCGAAATGGGCGGAAATGTGATCGTAAACGGAGGAACTGTCAGCGCGATCGGCGGCTACAACAGTGCCCTCTGCTCCACCGGTGTAACGGTCAGCGGCGGCGCCCTGACCGTAGCGACAACCATGAGTGGAACTTACGGCATCAACTGCGAAAACAAGGGAGACGTAACGATCAGCGGCGGCGAGCTTACCGCAAGCGCTCCCGGAGGCGGCATTGCATATGCCAACGTCAAGAACGCCGTCCCCGGCACCGGCTGGACGGATGTCGCCGGCACCTCG from Clostridia bacterium includes:
- a CDS encoding NADP-dependent malic enzyme; the protein is MDVYERSLALHEELGGKIEISVRAPLETREDLSLAYTPGVARPCKEIEADYAKSFTLTRRGNVVAVVTDGSAVLGLGDVGAAAGMPVMEGKCALFKRFGGVDAVPICVDSRDTEEIIRTVYLISKSFGGINLEDISAPRCFEIEARLKELCDVPVFHDDQHGTAIVVAAAMLNAAKVTGRKPEEMRVVVNGAGSAGIAVSKLLRDIGFGELTVCDIGGVLDPEGDINPAQRELALTVNRSGIRGSLADAVRGADAFVGVSVGRVLTGEMVAAMNEPIIFAMANPVPEITPEEALAAGAAVVGTGRSDYPNQINNLLAFPGIFKGALKCRARAITEEMKHAAARALAALVPEAELSPAKIIPDVFFPGVADAVAAAVIAARFASNDISRDA